Genomic segment of Pochonia chlamydosporia 170 chromosome 1, whole genome shotgun sequence:
CTTTCTTCTCCCTTGCTCCCCTACACTACACCATTACGGATCGTGAAGCTCTGCATAGCTCTCGTGATTCTTCAAAACCTCACACATTTTACAAAACCCTCACAATATCGACGATAACCCGCCAATATGCGTGAGATTGTGAGTCCCCCTCTGTTGTCTTGGACCCCTCCTCGACGCGTTCCAATGTTGAGCCCCTGATTTTGGTACCCCGCCGAGCGTGGCCACGTCCATTCACGCCCAACCGATGATTGAGATGAGGCTAAAAGAACGCGATGGATTATATTCATGAATTTTACTGACATTTtacttttttcttccttgtaGGTTCACCTTCAGACCGGTCAGTGCGTAAGTAGCGGCGTTGCCATCTTTGAACGAAACGACTCGCGATGTGGGGAGCTCACAATGTTTTGGATAGGGTAACCAAATTGGTGCTGCTTTCTGGCAGACCATCTCTGGCGAGCACGGCCTTGACAGCAATGGTGTCTACAACGGTACTTCTGAGCTCCAGCTCGAACGCATGAGCGTGTACTTCAACGAGGTGAGTTTTTGAATGGCTGAAGGTTGATCGCAAGGCATAGCCAGCGTCATGGGGGAGACCCAGTAAACTAACGCGAATTTCTTCGTGAAAAAGGCCTCTGGTAACAAGTATGTTCCTCGCGCTGTTCTCGTCGATCTTGAGCCCGGTACCATGGACGCCGTCCGTGCTGGTCCTTTCGGTCAGCTTTTCCGCCCCGACAACTTCGTCTTCGGCCAGTCCGGTGCTGGCAACAACTGGGCCAAGGGTCACTACACTGAGGGTGCTGAGCTTGTCGACAATGTCCTCGATGTTGTCCGTCGCGAGGCCGAAGGCTGCGACTGCCTGCAGGGTTTCCAGATCACCCACtctcttggtggtggtacCGGTGCCGGTATGGGAACTCTGTTGATCTCCAAGATCCGTGAGGAGTTCCCCGACAGAATGATGGCCACTTTCTCCGTTGTTCCCTCCCCCAAGGTTTCCGACACCGTTGTCGAGCCTTACAACGCCACTCTCTCCGTCCACCAGCTCGTTGAGAACTCTGACGAGACTTTCTGCATTGACAACGAGGCCCTGTACGATATCTGCATGCGCACCCTTAAGCTGTCTAACCCCTCTTATGGCGACCTGAACTACCTCGTCTCCGccgtcatgtctggtgtcacTACCTGCCTGCGTTTCCCTGGTCAGCTGAACTCTGACCTGCGTAAGCTGGCCGTCAACATGGTTCCTTTCCCTCGTCTGCACTTCTTCATGGTCGGCTTCGCTCCCCTGACCAGCCGTGGCGCTCACTCTTTCCGCGCTGTCAGCGTTCCCGAGCTCACTCAGCAGATGTTTGACCCCAAGAACATGATGGCCGCTTCTGATTTCCGAAACGGTCGCTACCTGACCTGCTCTGCCATCTTGTAAGTTGAAAAATCAAATCTCTAAACATTTGCAGTATCTCAGTGTTCTAATTCTCAATTACAGCCGTGGCAAGGTCGCTATGAAGGAGGTTGAAGACCAGATGCGTAACGTGCAGAACAAGAACTCGACCTACTTTGTCGAATGGATCCCCAACAACATCCAGACCGCTCTCTGTGCCATTCCTCCCCGTGGCCTCAAGATGTCGTCTACCTTTATCGGTAACTCGACGTCCATCCAGGAGCTCTTCAAGCGTGTTGGGGAGCAGTTCACTGCTATGTTCCGTCGCAAGGCTTTCTTGCATTGGTACACTGGTGAGGGTATGGACGAGATGGAGTTCACTGAGGCTGAGTCCAACATGAACGATCTTGTCTCTGAATACCAGCAGTACCAGGATGCTGGtattgatgaggaggaagaggagtACGAGGAGGAGGTTCCTGTCGACGAGCCTCTGGAGTAAGAAAGCCAAACACTAGTTGTTTGTATTCGGCCGGCATCTCTCACTTCAAAATGGGCGCTGCATGAGTTGATCAGATTTCACTTCGGGGTTGCGGTGGTAATTACGCCAGAGGGCTTTCCAGATACCTTTATTATGGAGCGGCGGTGCCACTCTTGTAGCATTGTACGCCAAAAATTGACCAAGCAAGTTCTTGAGTAATATTATTATGAATCTATTGTCTCCAAGCCAAACGAAAATATTATTTTGAATCGCACTGCCCGTAAATGATGTACGCTTTGGTGGAAGATGGTTGTCGGGTCTGTAGTCAAGCAGGGGCCACGTGATGAATGACTAAGCTCAAAAAGTTGAAAGCGAACAGCACTCACCCACGGGCCTGGAGCTTTTCGTAGCAACGCACCAGCATCCGTTGCGACAGCAAGGACAAGACCCAATGGCCTCAAAGTTTGTCCCTACCAAGGGAAAGGCATTGGGCCATGCCTTGcgcacatcttcatctgtAGCATTACCGGGATTCCTGGTACCGGCGTGGCAGACATTTGCGCAAAGGCAATTCTCGATAACCACGAAGCGACCCTCAAAGCTCGGGCGAACTCCAATTTCGATCCCCCCTGGCGTTGAGTTGTCCATGGGCGACCTAAAGACGACCAAGGTTGCTACCTCGTATAAGCCTACCGTTAAGAGGACGATTACAGTGAAGGGACCCCTGGGTGAGTTCAGTGGCCGCTGTATTTGCTCCGGAGACTGGTTGAGCCAATGGAGGAAAATTGAAAGAATTAGTCTAACCTTGTCTGCAATACAGGAACACTGGAGCTCGATGTCCCCGAATTTGTGAACCTGCAGCAGGATTTGGAGAATAAGACGGTCCTGCTGGGTGTGGAGGACGCGAATATCAAGCAGCAAAAGGAGATGTGGGGTACGTTTCTGCTTTCTCCCCCGGAATCTTGGAACGGATCTGAAAAACGCATTGCTAACGACTGTTTTGCATAGGAACGTCATGGTCGTACCTGAGCAACTACGTAATGGGCGTATCTGAAGGGCACACGGCCATCCTCCGCCTCGTGGGCGTCGGTTACCGAGCGAGCGTCGAGCGACGCGCCGGCAAGGAGCAGTATCCCGGCCAGAAATTCCTGTGCTTGAAATTGGGCTTTACGCATCCTGTTGAGGAGGGTATTCCGGAGGGAGTTACTGTGACGACACCCTCGCCGACGAGGATCTTGCTCGAGGGTACGGATCGGGAGGTGATTATGTCGTTTGCTGGGCGGGTGAGGCAGTGGCGGCCGCCGGAGCCGTATAAGGGAAAGGGTGTGTTTATCAATGACCAGACTATCaagctgaagcagaagaagattaAGTAAATGTTGGTACGGGCTGCTCTGGGTAGGATAATGGTCGTTGGGTCGAGTTGTGAGAGCTGGTGGCTGGACGAGGCGTGTATTTGAAAATTTAGGTATAGATGTACTATTAGTTGTGAAATTTACGGAACACCCAAATATAGCATGTATAACTGATGTTGCAAGCTTATTATTCCAGACTCGTTTCTACCTGCTTTTACTACATCTATTTTAGTAGTGCCCTTTTTCCTATAGGGCTGTCGTTTCTTTTGTGGTTTTACTTGGCAGTGAAAGCCTGTCTAAATCTTCAACACCTCCTGCACAACCTTTAGAACCCGTTCATGAACGGGCAAGGGAGCAGCCACCACGCCCTTGTTATTCGCGAGGGTCCGTCCGATACTGAAATCCAGCCTCTTGCCATGGATATCAGTGACTTGGCCACCTGACTCTCTCACAATCAAATCACCAGCAGCGTGGTCCCAGATCTTCTCCTGGTAGGTAGCCTTCACAGGCAAACGGAGATAAATGTCCCCCGCGCCACGGGCGATAGAGCCATACTTGGCCTGGCTGTCCATCCTGACAGAAGGCTCCGTGATGCCCAGCTTCTGCGAGATGACGGCCTGATCATCGTGCGCCGAGTGTCCCGCCTCGACGGATTCGCAAAACGTAGCCTTTGTGAGGTCCTCAATGGGCCGCATGCCAATATGCTTGCTGTCGGGCGAAAGGCCACCAGTCGTCAGGGGACGGCTATTAGCTCCCTTGTACTCGACGGCGGAGAAGAGCACGCCGCGGCCCTCGTCGGTAGCGTTGGATCCAATATCTGCTGTGAGGCGGGCTGAATCGTCAACAGGGAGGTTTGGGCAGCCCAAGACGCCAACCCTCACTTCTCCATCGACCATAAGTCCCAGACACACGGCATATTGGCCGCCTCTCAGAAACCCCTTTGTTCCGTCAATAGGGTCGATAGTCCAGATGCGGCCCTTGGAGCCACCGGGGCTGTTTCCAAGGTCAATCAGCTCCAGCATCGAATCAACACTCTTGATGGCGCCGCCGAGCGTCTTTTCGgcctcctcatcgtccaaCTTTGTATCCTTGACAAGATTCCATATCGTGTCACGCAGGTTGGCATCCTCCTTTAGCTGCGCggcttcctcctccgcaacGATAGCATCCTCGGGAAAGTTGTGCTTCAGGGCAGCAATAATGAGTGCCTGGGCGCCGAAATCACCAATAGTAACGGGAGACTTGTCGTTTTTGTCGACCGTCCCCTTGGCTTTCTCATGAAAGACACgcttggtgaggatggtggcCCGCTGGACGGCGAGCTGCGCAACTTGCAGTTCGTGAGTGTATGACGGGGCGGTTACCATTTTGGCGGTTGGGAGGTGAATTTGTCGGAGGAGGTGGTTGGATACCTGGCGGAGACGGGAAAGCGCAGAGGTTGAAAGACTTTGCGGGATGAGGAGAGCCAGcgtgaggatgaggagggctGAAGTGACGAGGAGAGTATATTGTGGGCGTGGGAGCGGGGAGAAAGATGCTGGTTTTATGGGACGAGGTTGATTGCCTGGACGCATGTAATGTAGATGCGTGGAATTGGTGGATTCGCGTGCCTCTGATTGTGGATTATGTGGTTTTTGGGTGTCAAGCTGAATGCTGACGGACGTggggtgagggtgagggcCAGAGAGAGAGATTTTGGTTGAGGTCGGGACGTCGCGATACCGATTTGGCCGATGGAGACAGAGCGGTGGTTTTTTTGGTGAAGAAGTGGTTGATTTTTTGACTTTGTGTGAATTTTCGCCGAACAGGTAACTAGTCTACATTTTAACAATTTCTTTCTATATGTTTATCATTAAATGGTGTCGAGATTCATTGTATGATGACCTCCAACATTCACTTTCATGGCCCAGATGCCCCTCCTCTCTGACCTCATGGCCGAGCACGCAAGCAGCACACGGCAATTGCTCCACCGATTCCGCCCCACGCCGATAAGCCGCTCCAATCAACCTCCACTCTCAACTATCATGGACATTTTTCCCACCTCCAAATCGCAACTGCATCTGCAACAACCTCGCCATCACACCAACCCAACTCAACCCAACCAAAGCAGGCACCACGTCGCCGCAGtcacatctccaaccatGTCGACACCGCCGCCCGCCCGCCTCCGCTCCATCTACCGCTCCATCCTGCGCGAGCTGCCTCCCCGTCCCATCCTCTCCTCGCCCCGAAGCCATCTGCACAACCGCCTGCGCGCCTCATTCCGAGACTCATCCGCCTCCTCGCACGCCCAGGCAGAGCAACTCGTTGCCTATTTGCGCTCCCAGAGACTATATGTCACCCTGATAGAGCGGTATAATCCTGGCATGGATatggatgaggaggagagggTGAGGTTGACGGCCAGGAGGGTCGGCATGGATATGCCTGAGTTGTATGGTAGAGGGCAGAAGTTGTAACGGACCGATATACCCATTGACGGACGAATTTGTTTGAGGAATTGGAGTCCTTGCCGAAAGAGTTCTTGCCGAAAAGTTGAGCATTGTTAGAGGAAGAGAGGAACTACTACTTTGCATCACGGACGACATCCTTTTGTTCGGGAGCGGTGTTATCATCAGCTGCTACCCTGGCGACTTCATGATAATTTTGAAATCGGATATACCAACACTACAAAATTACCACGCGGTCGACACAGAGGAACGACACCATCACCCGCTAGATCCTTCTGGGCAACGACATGTACAAACAGGGGGAAGGGGTAAATTGCCATGGAGGCAATTGTATAATACTGTACACTCAATATATCAACTCGATACCCTTCACTGCAAACATTACTCTTGTGCATGTCCTAATCAAAATGCAGACATAAAATCAATTGTGTAAATTCATTCCAATCGCCGGCCGTAATTTGATCCTCAATTTGAGGGGGTATCTATCAACAAGAATCCACTATAAAACAGCTACTGCAACGTCCCCTATATCTTGTGTATATGTTATGGCCATCTGCCTAAACGCCAGAAAACACCGCTCCCTCTTCCAGCGTCTCATCCCACCCACCAGTCCTCAGAAGCAATTCACCAGCACGGTCTTTGACGCTCTTAATACCTTCGCCAAGTGAACTGTTCCACTGCTCTTGAACAAGGCGTACCTTTTCCTTCAGATCCTCAGTCAGTCGTCGATCTTCGCTCTGCCTCATGCTGGTGGCCCTTCGCTCACGGTCTTCAGCGCAGATGGCGGAGCCATCAGCTTCAGTGACCTGAGTTTCCAATACCCTCGCTTTGGCATTGACCACCGCACCCTTGACCTCGTGCAGGAGACACAACAAGTTGGTGTGTGATTCGATGAATTGATATGTGCTCTTTTCGGCGTGCATCAAAAGACTGTAAAGATACTGCAGCGGGTGGTCGTGGTACGCTGGGTTCTCGTCAAATTCAGACGCCGGGATCTGAATGTTGAAGCTATCGAGTTTTGCTGGAATGCTGTCAAGCAACTGGCGCAGCGGCGGTGCAATATCCCAAAAGGCCGAGAGCTGCAGCGCGACTCCACGCTCGAcagcttcgtcaacaatGGTTCGGAACTGTCGAGCACGATCCAGAACCTCATTGGCAAGCACATATTCTCGCTTTGCCGCATCCTCGGCGAAGAATGCCTCTGCTGACCTGAGCTTCTCATTATTGCCAGAAAGACGGTAAGGTGTAAGCACTACCTCGCAATAGCGCGTGTTACGATCGGATAAGATGTCGTAAATAGCTCTGTGTAGAGATTCTCGGGTTTCGAAAATCCATTTTAATAGAGTGAGTTTCTCGAGCAATTCAGGTCGATCGTCTCCTTCCTCTTGAGGCATATCAGCATCCATTTGACCATTGTCAAAGAGGTGCTCTGATAGGTCTTTGTACAGCACGTCAGCTTTCGCAATTTTAGCAGTCAAGAGATCGTTCAGCGGAAGGATGACATCGTTCTGGAACTGCTCGTATTCATTCTTTTCCAGTTCCTTCTTTTTATCCCTCTCCTGTTGTTGAGAGTCTGACTCGATGGCAGCGGCGTCGGCATATCCAATGTTGCCGGAGCTGATTTCTTTCTGTAGGTTAGCCATCAGCGACTGTCGACGCTCTGAAGCAGCCTTGGAGAACTCTTCCCGGCGCTTGGAGCTCGCGATTGCAAATCTCTCCTTCACGTTGTCGATCTCTGAAAGTTCACCCAATGCTCTCACCGCAGTCCGTGTGGCTGTCAGTTCTGGGTGATTGTTATTAACAGCAGGATAGTGGCGAGGATATGGTGGCGGCATGGTAACAAGTCGAGAGACATCCAATGCATCCGGCTTGTTATGTGATGCAGGAGAGGCACTTGAGCCGCCGGGTGTACTCCCAGAAAGTCGCAACGGCTGCGGAGTCCAGGATGATGAATCTCCTTGGTCGTGCCATCCAGTCTTCTCTGGTGGGTATTCTGACGACGATGCATACTCGCTTGCCACAGCATAAGCCCCCGTCCCTTGCTCCTCTTCGATCCATCGACCTTTTGGAACTCCCATATACTTGGATTCTCTCTTGGATCTCTCAAACATACGCGGTTCGCCCTGAGAATCGGTCTCCCACCATCGGCTTGGTGGCCGTCCACGAGAGCTTCCGTTTTCGTAGTTATCGCTAACACTCATACTAAGGATAGGTGATAGAGACGGCATGTAGTTGCTTGTCCAGTTTGCATTGCTTGGGGCCGGTGCACCACTCGGCGACGCAGGAAGATTTGCAGACGTTGGCGCCGAAATAGACAGCCCTTCACCCCTGACGATGGATCCTGTTGAGTCTCTTTGGGAATAATTTGGATCTGTAGATGCTGGCGTCCATTCATCCTGGGACGCTCCGGATTCTCTCCTGGACGACGACGCCATTGGACGGAACAAGTCGCGAGTGAGGTCAAAAATTTCTGATCCCATAGCTCCAATAGCTGATGAATATCGCTCCCTCCGAATTCTAGATTCGTTTACAATGAAATCAGCAAACATGCGAACTCGATCCGCATCCGACGCGGCGGTCGATTCCTTGGCTGCGAATGCCCGAAACCTCTCGACTGTAGCCGCAGCAAACTGCTCGGCAGTCTGACCGATTACCATGTGCTTTGAAATCGGCGTCAATGCCGACATTGGAGGGCGGGATGAATCCCGGGGGCGTGATCCGGAAGCTGATCGTGTTTGCGGCGGTGGAGTTGGTAGAGCCTTTGGGGCCGCTGCTGGGGCGGTTGCGGGCGTTTGCACCGATTTGCCTTGGTATGGAGAAAAAGGGGGTGTTGCTGCTTCAAGCTGAGCAGATCCTGGAGCACGAGGGGTTGAGTTTCGAGAATCTTGAAGCGTCAGGGAGTCGCCAGTTCGAGGCAACTCACCATCCCTTCTACCGGCACTACGAGGTGTTGATTTCCCGCCCATCAACCTTTGCATGAGACCACCGGAGCTCGAGGGAACAACAATATCCGAAATATTATGCGGCTGTGTAATGGCATCGATGGAGCCGTGTGATGTGTGGCGGCTTCGGCTTTCAGCTCTTCTTTGGAGGATTGTTTTATCATGTCGCACCGCTCTGGCCCTATTCAAGCCACCTGTGCTATTTGACGACCCCAACGGTTCTGGCACATCGGGAGCATTAGCTGCAGTCGTAGTATCAATCACCAGACCAGGAGAACGCCCACGACCAGCTCGACTGGGTTGGCCAGACTGGCCACGTTCTGCCTCAGTATCGACCCAGTCTGCGGGTGTTGGTGGAACTGGTCCGAGTGATGTTACGCCGCTCGGCGGCGGTCGCCTCGTTGGAGGTGAAATAATTGGAACGCTGGATCGATCTATGCTTTGAACGCTTTGTGAtcttgacgacgacggcggAGGAcctggcggcggcggaggcaaCGGCATGCCAGGCTCCCACCTTGTTTGCGACGTTGACCGTGAACGTTGAGATGTGGGTGTGTCAATGGCACCAGTCGAAGCAGCTCTACGAGCTGCTGGTGGTCCTATGATGGGAACGACACTCGGCATAGGAGCTACAATGCGTTCAGGTTCTTGTTGGAGCATTGCAGGCCCCAGACTTCTTCTCAGATGCGAGGCACTTGTTTGAGGATCCGGCGAAGTGGCCTGTGGTTGCTCATGGTCCTTTCGGCGACCGAGAGATGGTAATCCAAAGCGACGCTCTCTTGaatttcctcttcctcct
This window contains:
- a CDS encoding 3',5'-bisphosphate nucleotidase (similar to Magnaporthe oryzae 70-15 XP_003719499.1); protein product: MVTAPSYTHELQVAQLAVQRATILTKRVFHEKAKGTVDKNDKSPVTIGDFGAQALIIAALKHNFPEDAIVAEEEAAQLKEDANLRDTIWNLVKDTKLDDEEAEKTLGGAIKSVDSMLELIDLGNSPGGSKGRIWTIDPIDGTKGFLRGGQYAVCLGLMVDGEVRVGVLGCPNLPVDDSARLTADIGSNATDEGRGVLFSAVEYKGANSRPLTTGGLSPDSKHIGMRPIEDLTKATFCESVEAGHSAHDDQAVISQKLGITEPSVRMDSQAKYGSIARGAGDIYLRLPVKATYQEKIWDHAAGDLIVRESGGQVTDIHGKRLDFSIGRTLANNKGVVAAPLPVHERVLKVVQEVLKI
- a CDS encoding Ras guanyl-nucleotide exchange factor RasGEF (similar to Metarhizium acridum CQMa 102 XP_007809070.1) translates to MSTPPPARLRSIYRSILRELPPRPILSSPRSHLHNRLRASFRDSSASSHAQAEQLVAYLRSQRLYVTLIERYNPGMDMDEEERVRLTARRVGMDMPELYGRGQKL
- a CDS encoding 60S ribosomal protein L6 (similar to Metarhizium acridum CQMa 102 XP_007809068.1) encodes the protein MASKFVPTKGKALGHALRTSSSVALPGFLVPAWQTFAQRQFSITTKRPSKLGRTPISIPPGVELSMGDLKTTKVATSYKPTVKRTITVKGPLGTLELDVPEFVNLQQDLENKTVLLGVEDANIKQQKEMWGTSWSYLSNYVMGVSEGHTAILRLVGVGYRASVERRAGKEQYPGQKFLCLKLGFTHPVEEGIPEGVTVTTPSPTRILLEGTDREVIMSFAGRVRQWRPPEPYKGKGVFINDQTIKLKQKKIK
- a CDS encoding tubulin beta-1 chain (similar to Aspergillus terreus NIH2624 XP_001215409.1) yields the protein MREIVHLQTGQCGNQIGAAFWQTISGEHGLDSNGVYNGTSELQLERMSVYFNEASGNKYVPRAVLVDLEPGTMDAVRAGPFGQLFRPDNFVFGQSGAGNNWAKGHYTEGAELVDNVLDVVRREAEGCDCLQGFQITHSLGGGTGAGMGTLLISKIREEFPDRMMATFSVVPSPKVSDTVVEPYNATLSVHQLVENSDETFCIDNEALYDICMRTLKLSNPSYGDLNYLVSAVMSGVTTCLRFPGQLNSDLRKLAVNMVPFPRLHFFMVGFAPLTSRGAHSFRAVSVPELTQQMFDPKNMMAASDFRNGRYLTCSAIFRGKVAMKEVEDQMRNVQNKNSTYFVEWIPNNIQTALCAIPPRGLKMSSTFIGNSTSIQELFKRVGEQFTAMFRRKAFLHWYTGEGMDEMEFTEAESNMNDLVSEYQQYQDAGIDEEEEEYEEEVPVDEPLE